In Blautia wexlerae DSM 19850, a single window of DNA contains:
- a CDS encoding phosphotransferase enzyme family protein, whose product MEINREIKNITSAFVLEDNLTECIPYGSGHINDTYRLTYDTGKHYILQKMNRSIFTKPVELMENVSGVTAWLKKKIQENGGDVERETLNLVMTKDGLPYYVDEDGEYWRVYLFIENATCYDMVKDEEDFYQSAVAFGHFQRLLADYPAETLHETIVNFHNTVDRLDKFKTAVEKDICHRAADVEKEIQFVLDRTELAHVLCDMQDQGKLPLRVTHNDTKLNNIMIDNATGKAICVIDLDTVMPGLSVNDFGDSIRFGASTGAEDEKDLTKVSCDLHLYEVYVKGFIEGCGGALTETELDMLPMGAILMTFECGMRFLTDYLEGDHYFKIHREGHNLDRCRTQFKLVKDMEEKLSRMKEIVNKYKQV is encoded by the coding sequence GTGGAAATTAACCGGGAAATAAAGAATATCACCAGTGCATTTGTTCTGGAAGATAATCTGACAGAATGTATTCCTTATGGAAGCGGACATATCAATGACACTTACCGCCTGACTTATGATACAGGCAAACATTATATTCTTCAGAAAATGAACAGGAGTATTTTTACCAAACCTGTGGAACTGATGGAGAATGTCAGCGGTGTTACTGCCTGGCTGAAGAAAAAGATCCAGGAAAACGGTGGAGATGTGGAGAGAGAGACTCTGAATCTTGTGATGACAAAGGATGGACTTCCTTATTATGTAGATGAGGACGGAGAATACTGGAGAGTATATTTATTCATTGAAAATGCCACATGCTATGATATGGTAAAAGATGAGGAAGATTTTTACCAGAGTGCAGTTGCTTTCGGGCATTTCCAGAGGCTGCTTGCAGACTATCCGGCAGAAACGCTTCATGAGACCATCGTAAATTTTCATAATACGGTGGACAGGCTGGATAAGTTTAAAACTGCTGTGGAAAAAGATATATGTCACAGAGCAGCAGATGTGGAAAAAGAGATTCAGTTTGTTCTGGACCGCACAGAACTGGCACATGTTCTGTGCGATATGCAGGATCAGGGAAAGCTGCCGTTGCGTGTTACACATAATGATACCAAGCTGAATAACATTATGATTGATAATGCAACGGGAAAAGCCATCTGTGTGATTGACCTTGATACCGTAATGCCGGGACTTTCCGTAAATGATTTCGGCGATTCTATCCGTTTTGGCGCAAGTACCGGAGCAGAGGATGAGAAAGATCTGACGAAGGTGTCCTGTGATCTTCATCTGTATGAAGTTTATGTCAAAGGCTTCATTGAAGGCTGTGGCGGTGCGCTGACTGAGACAGAACTGGATATGCTTCCCATGGGAGCAATCCTTATGACCTTTGAATGTGGAATGCGTTTCCTCACAGACTATCTGGAGGGAGATCATTATTTCAAGATTCACAGAGAGGGACATAATCTGGATCGCTGCAGAACACAGTTTAAACTGGTGAAAGACATGGAAGAAAAACTTTCCCGGATGAAAGAGATTGTAAATAAGTATAAACAGGTATAA
- a CDS encoding glycerophosphodiester phosphodiesterase gives MEMTETTKRTTKVWAHRGASGYRPENTLEAFELAIRQGADGIELDVHTSADGELIVMHDENVDRVTDGTGLIKDMTLAQLKELKVSTPAEPSGIYHIPTLAEVLELMRTTDMMVNIELKNSICFYPGMEGKILKLVKEMNMEDQLIYSSFNHYSLLQLKQLNDHVQTGILFSDGWVNPAMYAKNLGINAVHPAVYHLKYPQFIEEVKRAGLKMHVWTANKPEHIQLVKDAGAEAVITNYPDRAIEIIEK, from the coding sequence ATGGAAATGACAGAAACAACAAAGAGAACAACAAAAGTATGGGCACACAGGGGTGCCAGCGGATACAGACCGGAGAACACTCTGGAAGCATTTGAACTTGCCATCAGACAGGGCGCAGACGGAATCGAACTGGATGTACATACTTCCGCAGACGGCGAACTCATCGTTATGCACGACGAAAACGTAGACCGCGTCACAGACGGAACCGGACTGATCAAAGATATGACACTGGCTCAATTGAAAGAATTAAAAGTCAGTACACCCGCAGAACCATCAGGAATTTATCACATTCCAACTCTGGCAGAAGTACTGGAGCTCATGCGCACCACAGATATGATGGTAAACATCGAACTAAAGAACAGCATCTGCTTCTATCCGGGAATGGAAGGGAAAATCCTGAAACTGGTAAAAGAAATGAACATGGAAGACCAGCTGATCTATTCCTCCTTTAACCATTACAGCCTGTTACAGTTAAAACAGCTGAATGACCATGTACAGACCGGAATCCTTTTCAGTGACGGATGGGTAAATCCAGCCATGTACGCCAAAAATCTCGGAATCAACGCCGTACATCCTGCAGTTTATCACCTGAAATACCCACAGTTCATAGAAGAAGTCAAACGTGCCGGACTGAAAATGCACGTATGGACTGCCAACAAACCAGAACACATCCAGCTGGTAAAAGACGCAGGTGCAGAAGCAGTCATTACCAATTATCCGGACAGAGCGATTGAGATTATAGAGAAATAA
- the uvrC gene encoding excinuclease ABC subunit UvrC encodes MFQIEEELKKLPGKPGVYIMHGEKDEIIYVGKAVSLKNRVRQYFQSSRNKGAKIEQMVTHITRFEYIITDSELEALVLECNLIKEHRPKYNTMLKDDKSYPFIKVTVNEEYPRVLFARRMKKDKAKYFGPYTSAGAVKDVIELVRKLYKVRSCNRVLPRDCGKDRPCLYYHMKQCSAPCQGYVSSEEYKKNIAELLKFLNGDFKDTIDMLTDKMMAASEEMRFEDAMEYRDLIRSIQKIGERQKITGYGEEDKDIIAVAMDESLDLREQDAVVQVFFVRGGKLIGREHFYLRVARGDTKAQVLSSFMKQFYAGTPFIPREIMLQKEIEDARIIEEWLTDRRKQRVYIRVPKKGTKEKLVELAEENAKMVLDKDRERIKREEGRTIGAVHEVEEWLGLSGIRRMEAYDISNISGFESVGSMVVYEKGKPKRSDYRKFKIKWVQGPNDYASMEEVLTRRFTHEGKDEFDSFSIMPDLILMDGGRGQVNIALKVLEILGIEIPVCGMVKDDHHRTRGLYYNNLEIPIDTDSEGFRLITRIQDEAHRFAIEFHRSLRSKDQVHSLLDDIPGIGETRRKALMRKFKSVENIRDASLEELTETESMNAGSAQKVYEFFHGASVPTS; translated from the coding sequence ATGTTTCAGATAGAAGAAGAACTGAAAAAACTTCCGGGCAAGCCGGGGGTTTATATTATGCATGGGGAGAAGGACGAGATCATCTATGTTGGAAAAGCCGTCAGTCTGAAAAACAGGGTGCGTCAATATTTCCAGAGCAGCAGAAATAAGGGCGCAAAGATTGAACAGATGGTTACCCATATCACCAGATTTGAGTATATTATCACAGATTCGGAACTGGAAGCCCTTGTGCTGGAGTGTAATCTGATCAAGGAGCACAGACCGAAATATAATACCATGCTCAAAGATGATAAGAGTTATCCGTTTATCAAAGTCACAGTAAATGAGGAATATCCCAGAGTTCTTTTTGCCAGAAGAATGAAGAAAGACAAGGCGAAATATTTCGGACCATATACAAGTGCCGGGGCTGTAAAAGATGTGATCGAGCTTGTGCGAAAACTTTATAAGGTGCGCTCCTGTAATCGTGTACTGCCAAGAGATTGTGGGAAGGACCGTCCATGTCTGTACTATCACATGAAACAATGCAGCGCGCCATGCCAGGGCTATGTGAGTTCAGAAGAATATAAGAAAAATATCGCAGAACTGCTGAAATTTCTCAATGGAGACTTTAAGGATACGATTGATATGCTTACCGACAAAATGATGGCAGCTTCCGAAGAAATGCGTTTTGAGGATGCCATGGAATACCGGGATCTGATCCGTAGTATCCAGAAGATCGGAGAACGCCAGAAAATTACAGGTTACGGAGAGGAAGATAAGGATATCATCGCAGTTGCCATGGATGAAAGCCTTGATCTGCGGGAGCAGGATGCTGTTGTACAGGTATTCTTTGTCCGGGGAGGCAAACTGATCGGGCGGGAGCATTTCTATCTGCGTGTGGCGCGTGGCGATACAAAGGCTCAGGTATTATCCAGCTTTATGAAGCAATTTTATGCCGGAACTCCGTTTATCCCACGTGAGATCATGCTGCAAAAAGAAATCGAAGATGCCAGGATCATAGAGGAATGGCTTACAGATCGAAGAAAGCAGCGAGTCTATATCAGGGTACCGAAGAAAGGTACGAAAGAGAAGCTAGTAGAGCTGGCAGAAGAGAATGCAAAGATGGTTCTGGATAAAGACAGAGAGCGTATCAAACGTGAAGAAGGAAGAACCATCGGAGCAGTTCATGAAGTGGAAGAGTGGCTTGGACTGTCGGGAATCAGGCGTATGGAGGCTTATGATATCTCCAATATCAGTGGTTTTGAATCTGTAGGTTCCATGGTTGTCTATGAGAAAGGAAAGCCAAAGCGCAGTGATTACCGCAAATTTAAAATAAAGTGGGTGCAGGGACCGAACGATTATGCAAGCATGGAAGAAGTACTTACCAGACGATTTACTCATGAGGGAAAAGATGAGTTTGACAGCTTTTCTATTATGCCGGATCTGATCCTGATGGATGGTGGAAGAGGACAGGTGAATATTGCGTTAAAAGTCCTGGAAATTCTGGGAATAGAGATTCCTGTCTGTGGTATGGTCAAGGATGACCATCACAGAACCAGAGGACTGTATTACAATAATCTTGAAATTCCCATTGATACAGACAGTGAAGGCTTCCGTCTGATCACCAGAATCCAGGATGAGGCGCACCGTTTTGCCATTGAATTTCACCGATCTCTGAGAAGTAAAGATCAGGTACATTCTCTGTTGGATGATATCCCTGGTATCGGTGAAACCAGGCGGAAAGCATTGATGCGGAAATTTAAGTCTGTTGAGAATATCAGAGATGCATCACTGGAAGAACTTACAGAGACAGAAAGCATGAATGCAGGAAGTGCACAGAAAGTCTATGAATTTTTTCATGGAGCTAGTGTACCGACAAGTTGA
- a CDS encoding type II toxin-antitoxin system RelE family toxin: MFQITYSKKAEKFLRKQDKTTQYRLFTAISKLPLEGNIKKLQGISGYRLRVGNYRVLFDVNGFVVDIIDVGNRGQIYKGV; the protein is encoded by the coding sequence TTGTTTCAAATCACATATTCTAAAAAGGCTGAAAAATTTTTACGAAAGCAAGATAAAACAACACAGTATCGACTATTTACTGCTATCAGCAAATTACCATTAGAGGGAAATATCAAAAAATTACAAGGTATCTCCGGCTATCGACTTCGTGTTGGAAATTACAGAGTACTATTCGATGTCAACGGATTTGTTGTTGATATCATAGATGTGGGAAATCGCGGACAAATATATAAAGGAGTGTGA
- the galE gene encoding UDP-glucose 4-epimerase GalE has translation MAILVTGGAGYIGSHTVVELQNAGYDVVVLDNLSNASEKSLERVSKITGKPVKFYKADILDRDALNEIFDKEDIDSCIHFAGLKAVGESVAKPWEYYENNIAGTLTLVDVMRKHNVKNIIFSSSATVYGDPAIIPITEECPKGQCTNPYGWTKSMLEQILTDIQKADSEWNVVLLRYFNPIGAHKSGTIGENPNGIPNNLMPYITQVAVGKLKELGVFGNDYDTPDGTGVRDYIHVVDLAKGHVKALKKIEDNSGLSIYNLGTGKGYSVLDIVKNFEAATGVKIPYVIKPRRPGDIATCYSDASKAERELGWKAENGIKEMCADSWRWQSNNPNGYEE, from the coding sequence ATGGCAATTTTAGTTACAGGTGGAGCAGGCTATATTGGAAGCCATACAGTTGTAGAATTGCAGAATGCAGGATATGATGTTGTAGTTCTGGATAACTTAAGCAATGCAAGTGAGAAATCTCTGGAAAGAGTTTCCAAGATCACAGGCAAACCAGTGAAATTCTACAAAGCAGACATCCTGGACCGCGATGCTTTAAATGAAATTTTTGATAAAGAAGATATTGATTCCTGTATTCATTTCGCAGGTCTGAAAGCAGTTGGAGAATCCGTTGCCAAACCCTGGGAATATTACGAAAATAACATTGCAGGAACCTTAACACTGGTAGATGTCATGAGAAAACATAATGTAAAGAACATTATCTTCTCCTCATCTGCAACTGTATACGGAGACCCGGCAATCATCCCGATCACAGAAGAGTGCCCGAAAGGACAGTGCACAAATCCATATGGATGGACAAAATCCATGCTTGAGCAGATCCTGACAGACATTCAGAAAGCAGATTCGGAATGGAACGTAGTTCTTCTCCGTTACTTTAACCCGATCGGTGCTCACAAGAGCGGAACTATCGGAGAGAATCCAAACGGAATCCCGAACAACCTGATGCCATATATCACACAGGTTGCAGTAGGTAAACTGAAAGAACTTGGGGTATTCGGAAATGATTATGATACTCCGGACGGAACTGGTGTGAGAGATTACATTCACGTAGTTGACCTTGCAAAAGGACATGTAAAAGCTCTTAAGAAAATCGAAGATAATTCCGGATTAAGTATCTACAACCTTGGTACAGGAAAAGGCTACAGTGTTCTTGATATTGTGAAGAATTTTGAAGCTGCTACAGGTGTTAAAATTCCATATGTGATCAAGCCACGTCGTCCAGGCGATATCGCAACCTGCTATTCCGATGCTTCCAAAGCAGAGAGAGAACTGGGATGGAAAGCCGAAAACGGTATTAAAGAAATGTGCGCAGACTCCTGGAGATGGCAGTCCAATAACCCGAATGGTTATGAAGAATAA
- the hprK gene encoding HPr(Ser) kinase/phosphatase, translated as MKGVQLTKLVQELGLHNLTPEIDLSEIVIKTAEINRPALQLTGYLEHFANERVQIIGYVEYTYLMQLSDEERKFKYERFISSKIPCVIFSTMTRPSQDMIDLAVKYNVPTFVTERTTSSFMAEIIRWLGVQLAPCISIHGVLVDVYGEGVLITGESGIGKSEAALELIKRGHRLVSDDVVELRKVSDVTLVGSAPDITRHFIELRGIGIIDVKTLFGVESVKDTQSVDLVIKLEEWDRDKEYDRLGLHEEYTEYLGNKIVCHSLPIRPGRNLAIIVESAAVNHRQKKMGYNAAEELYKRVQANLAKKREEK; from the coding sequence ATGAAGGGTGTACAGTTGACAAAATTAGTTCAGGAACTGGGACTTCACAACCTGACTCCTGAAATTGATCTGTCTGAGATTGTGATCAAGACAGCGGAGATCAACAGACCGGCATTGCAGCTGACAGGATATCTGGAGCATTTTGCAAATGAACGGGTACAGATCATCGGATATGTAGAGTATACTTATCTGATGCAGCTCAGTGATGAGGAACGGAAATTTAAATATGAGAGATTTATTTCCAGCAAGATTCCCTGTGTAATTTTCAGTACAATGACAAGACCATCACAGGATATGATCGATCTGGCAGTTAAATATAATGTTCCGACTTTCGTGACAGAGCGTACAACTTCCAGTTTTATGGCTGAGATTATCCGCTGGCTGGGTGTACAGCTGGCACCATGTATTTCCATCCATGGTGTGCTTGTGGATGTATATGGTGAAGGTGTCCTGATCACAGGTGAGAGCGGAATTGGCAAGAGTGAGGCTGCGCTGGAACTGATCAAACGAGGACATCGTCTTGTCAGTGATGATGTTGTAGAACTTCGTAAAGTCAGCGATGTGACGCTGGTGGGTTCGGCACCGGATATCACAAGACATTTCATTGAACTTCGTGGTATTGGTATTATCGATGTCAAAACTCTGTTTGGTGTTGAGAGCGTTAAGGATACACAGTCTGTGGATTTGGTTATCAAACTGGAAGAGTGGGACAGAGACAAAGAATATGACCGTCTCGGCCTGCATGAGGAATATACAGAGTATCTTGGAAATAAGATTGTATGCCATTCTCTGCCTATCCGTCCGGGACGTAATCTGGCTATTATCGTTGAATCTGCGGCAGTTAACCACAGACAGAAGAAGATGGGATACAATGCAGCGGAAGAGCTGTACAAACGTGTTCAGGCAAACCTTGCAAAGAAACGTGAAGAAAAATAA
- a CDS encoding DUF1846 domain-containing protein, with the protein MKIGFDNDKYLKMQSEHIRERINQFGNKLYLEFGGKLFDDYHASRVLPGFEPDSKLRMLMQLSDQAEIVIVISAADIDKNKVRGDLGITYDEDVLRLMEVFTERGLYVGSVCITQYSGQESADAFKKRLEKLGIKVYVLYLIPGYPNNTSFIVSDEGYGKNDYIETTRPLVVITAPGPGSGKMATCLSQLYHEYKRGVKAGYAKFETFPIWNIPLKHPVNLAYEAATADLNDVNMIDPFHLEAYGETTINYNRDVEVFPVLQAMFEKIMGECPYKSPTDMGVNMAGNCIVDDEVCKEAARQEIIRRYYKSMEALVRGTGREEEVYKIELLLKQAHVTIEERKVVPAALKREEETGAPAAAMELPDGRIVTGKTSELLGASSALLLNALKELAGIEHDKHVISPEALRPIQALKTEYLGSKNPRLHSDETLIALSISAADNEDAKLALQQIPKLKGCQVHTSVLLSQVDILEFRKLGVELTCEPKSEHAKKLQK; encoded by the coding sequence ATGAAGATAGGATTTGACAACGACAAGTATCTGAAAATGCAGTCCGAACATATTCGGGAACGTATTAACCAGTTTGGAAACAAACTTTATCTGGAATTTGGCGGCAAGCTTTTTGATGACTACCATGCTTCCAGAGTTCTTCCGGGATTTGAGCCGGACAGCAAACTGCGTATGCTGATGCAGCTTTCTGATCAGGCAGAGATCGTTATTGTAATCAGCGCCGCTGATATTGATAAAAATAAAGTCAGAGGTGACCTTGGTATCACTTATGATGAAGATGTACTCCGCCTTATGGAAGTATTTACCGAGCGCGGACTCTATGTCGGAAGTGTCTGCATCACCCAGTATTCCGGACAGGAAAGCGCAGATGCGTTTAAGAAACGTCTGGAGAAGCTTGGAATCAAAGTATACGTGCTTTATCTGATCCCGGGTTATCCGAATAATACTTCCTTTATTGTAAGTGATGAGGGATATGGCAAGAACGATTATATCGAAACAACAAGACCACTGGTTGTCATCACTGCTCCAGGACCCGGAAGCGGAAAAATGGCCACCTGCCTTTCTCAGCTTTACCATGAATACAAGCGCGGTGTCAAGGCAGGATATGCCAAATTTGAAACTTTCCCAATCTGGAATATCCCGCTGAAGCATCCGGTAAATCTGGCATATGAAGCAGCTACTGCTGACTTAAATGATGTGAACATGATCGACCCGTTCCATCTGGAAGCATATGGTGAGACTACTATTAACTACAACCGTGACGTTGAAGTTTTCCCTGTTCTTCAGGCTATGTTTGAAAAGATCATGGGCGAGTGCCCTTACAAATCTCCCACAGATATGGGCGTTAATATGGCCGGTAACTGCATCGTTGATGATGAAGTCTGCAAGGAAGCTGCACGTCAGGAGATCATCCGCAGATATTATAAGAGCATGGAAGCTCTGGTTCGCGGAACAGGCCGCGAAGAAGAAGTTTATAAGATTGAGCTTCTGCTGAAACAGGCTCATGTGACCATCGAAGAACGCAAGGTGGTTCCTGCAGCGCTGAAACGTGAAGAAGAAACAGGTGCACCTGCTGCTGCCATGGAACTTCCTGACGGACGTATTGTTACAGGTAAGACCTCTGAACTTCTTGGTGCATCTTCAGCACTGCTTCTGAATGCACTGAAAGAACTGGCAGGAATTGAGCATGACAAACATGTTATCTCTCCGGAAGCATTAAGACCGATTCAGGCGCTCAAGACAGAATACCTTGGAAGCAAAAATCCAAGACTTCACTCTGATGAAACTCTGATCGCGCTTTCCATCAGTGCCGCAGATAATGAAGATGCGAAGCTAGCCCTGCAGCAGATTCCGAAATTAAAAGGCTGCCAGGTTCATACTTCCGTACTTCTGTCTCAGGTGGATATCCTGGAGTTCCGTAAGCTGGGTGTTGAACTTACCTGTGAGCCGAAATCTGAGCATGCTAAGAAACTGCAGAAATAA
- the ftsH gene encoding ATP-dependent zinc metalloprotease FtsH gives MDNHMDNNPNGNRPDNNKGPGRQDPNKNHQSILAFLVCLLVTLVCFAMFTNMLKDNSSEITYDKFIEMVDDGDVKEVTLQSNTLTITPKHQSSGFSEEVYYANQMESVDKLTERLEGTGIKFEYKKPDAAGEIISMLVSVLLPTILLFVLLTVFMRRMNKGGGMMGVGKSRAKAYIQKDTGITFRDVAGQDEAKESLQEVVDFLHNPGKYTTIGAKLPKGALLVGPPGTGKTLLAKAVAGEAHVPFFSLSGSEFVEMFVGVGASRVRDLFEEAKKNAPCIIFIDEIDAIGKSRDSHYGGGNDEREQTLNQLLAEMDGFDTSKGLLILAATNRPEVLDPALLRPGRFDRRVIVDRPDLKGRIEILKVHARNVHLDETVDFENIALATSGAVGSDLANMINEAAILAVKSGRSAVSQKDLLEAVEVVLVGKEKKDRILSAQERRIVSYHEVGHALVSALQKDAEPVQKITIVPRTMGALGYVMQVPEEEKYLNTKKELEAMLVGYLGGRAAEELVFDTVTTGAANDIEQATKVARAMITQYGMSDKFGLMGLTTQENQYLSGRAVLNCGDDTATEVDHEVMILLHNSYEEAKRLIGSHREALDKIADYLIRRETITGKEFMKIFHAVERGIEIPENLDDLVIPEEKQNTVTLDKPEIQ, from the coding sequence ATGGATAATCATATGGATAACAATCCGAATGGCAATCGTCCTGATAATAATAAAGGTCCGGGCAGACAGGACCCGAACAAGAATCATCAGTCGATACTGGCCTTTCTGGTATGCCTCCTGGTAACTCTGGTATGTTTCGCCATGTTTACCAATATGCTCAAGGATAATTCGAGTGAGATCACTTATGATAAATTTATTGAGATGGTAGATGATGGAGATGTGAAAGAGGTTACGCTTCAGTCAAATACACTGACGATCACGCCGAAACATCAGTCATCAGGATTTTCAGAAGAAGTTTATTATGCCAATCAGATGGAGTCAGTAGATAAGCTGACGGAGAGACTTGAGGGAACAGGAATCAAGTTTGAGTATAAGAAGCCGGATGCAGCAGGGGAAATTATTTCTATGCTGGTCAGTGTGCTTCTGCCAACGATTCTGCTCTTTGTACTTCTGACGGTATTTATGCGCCGCATGAATAAGGGCGGCGGAATGATGGGCGTTGGAAAGAGCCGCGCCAAAGCCTACATTCAGAAAGATACAGGAATTACTTTCAGAGATGTGGCAGGGCAGGATGAGGCCAAGGAATCACTGCAGGAGGTGGTGGATTTCCTGCATAATCCCGGCAAATATACCACCATCGGAGCGAAGCTGCCGAAAGGAGCTTTGCTTGTAGGACCTCCGGGAACCGGTAAAACACTTCTGGCAAAGGCAGTAGCAGGAGAGGCACATGTGCCGTTTTTCTCTCTGTCAGGTTCTGAGTTTGTGGAGATGTTTGTAGGTGTGGGTGCATCACGTGTCCGCGATCTCTTTGAGGAAGCAAAGAAGAATGCACCATGTATCATTTTTATTGATGAGATTGATGCAATCGGAAAGAGCCGAGATTCTCATTATGGCGGCGGCAATGATGAGCGTGAGCAGACCCTGAACCAGCTTCTTGCGGAAATGGACGGATTTGACACTTCAAAGGGACTTCTGATCCTGGCTGCTACCAACCGTCCGGAGGTTCTTGATCCGGCACTTCTTCGTCCGGGACGTTTTGACAGACGTGTCATTGTGGACAGACCGGATCTGAAGGGAAGAATCGAGATTCTGAAGGTTCATGCAAGAAATGTACATCTGGATGAGACTGTTGATTTTGAGAACATTGCACTTGCAACTTCCGGGGCAGTGGGTTCGGATCTGGCTAATATGATCAACGAGGCTGCTATCCTTGCTGTTAAGAGTGGACGCAGCGCAGTATCCCAGAAAGATCTTCTCGAAGCTGTTGAAGTAGTTCTGGTAGGTAAAGAGAAGAAGGACAGGATCCTCAGTGCACAGGAGCGCAGGATCGTATCCTATCATGAGGTAGGACATGCACTGGTAAGCGCCCTGCAGAAAGATGCAGAGCCTGTACAGAAGATTACTATTGTGCCGAGAACAATGGGGGCACTTGGTTATGTAATGCAGGTACCCGAGGAGGAGAAATATCTCAATACAAAGAAGGAACTGGAAGCAATGCTTGTGGGATATCTTGGCGGACGCGCAGCAGAGGAACTGGTATTTGACACTGTCACAACCGGGGCGGCCAATGATATTGAGCAGGCTACCAAGGTGGCAAGAGCCATGATCACACAGTACGGTATGTCCGACAAGTTCGGACTTATGGGTCTGACTACACAGGAGAATCAGTATCTCAGCGGAAGAGCAGTTTTAAACTGTGGCGATGATACTGCCACAGAGGTTGACCATGAGGTAATGATACTTCTGCATAATTCCTATGAGGAAGCCAAGAGACTGATCGGCAGCCACAGAGAAGCACTTGATAAGATTGCCGATTACCTGATCCGCAGGGAAACCATTACAGGTAAGGAATTTATGAAGATTTTCCATGCGGTAGAGCGTGGAATCGAGATTCCGGAAAATCTGGATGATCTGGTAATTCCGGAGGAAAAACAGAATACAGTAACGCTGGATAAGCCAGAGATTCAGTGA
- a CDS encoding carbon-nitrogen hydrolase family protein, whose amino-acid sequence MKVAAIQMPTVKDKIQNIRTAGTYIEKIKAENPDFVILPEMFCCPYQTENFPVYAEKEGGPSWQEMSDYARKYHIYLIAGSMPEADDVGKVYNTSYIFDRDGKQIGKHRKAHLFDINVKNGQYFKESDTLTSGDHATVFDTEFGKMGVMICYDIRFPEFVRTMALDGARMIFVPAAFNMTTGPAHWELTFRARALDNQIYMLGCAPARDTQAGYISWGHSIVTDPWGKVMKQLDEKEGILIEEIDLDREDQIREQLPLLKHRKSEMYHL is encoded by the coding sequence ATGAAAGTAGCAGCAATTCAGATGCCTACAGTAAAAGATAAAATACAAAATATCCGTACTGCCGGCACTTATATAGAAAAAATAAAGGCAGAAAATCCGGACTTTGTAATTCTTCCGGAGATGTTCTGCTGTCCGTATCAGACCGAAAATTTTCCAGTTTATGCAGAAAAAGAAGGTGGTCCATCCTGGCAGGAAATGTCTGATTATGCCAGAAAGTATCATATTTATCTGATCGCAGGTTCCATGCCGGAAGCAGATGATGTGGGAAAGGTTTACAACACTTCTTATATTTTTGACAGAGATGGAAAACAGATTGGTAAGCACAGAAAAGCTCATCTCTTTGATATCAATGTAAAAAATGGCCAGTACTTCAAGGAATCCGATACTCTGACTTCGGGAGATCATGCCACAGTATTTGATACTGAATTTGGGAAAATGGGTGTCATGATCTGCTACGACATCCGCTTCCCGGAGTTTGTCCGCACAATGGCACTGGACGGTGCAAGGATGATTTTCGTCCCTGCAGCATTTAATATGACCACAGGTCCGGCACACTGGGAACTGACTTTTCGTGCAAGAGCCCTTGACAATCAGATATATATGCTTGGATGTGCTCCTGCCAGAGATACACAGGCAGGATATATTTCCTGGGGACATTCTATTGTAACAGATCCATGGGGAAAGGTTATGAAACAGTTGGATGAGAAAGAGGGCATTTTAATAGAAGAAATAGATTTGGACCGGGAAGACCAGATCAGAGAGCAGCTTCCATTATTAAAACACCGCAAATCTGAAATGTACCATTTATAG